A single region of the Triticum dicoccoides isolate Atlit2015 ecotype Zavitan chromosome 2B, WEW_v2.0, whole genome shotgun sequence genome encodes:
- the LOC119368119 gene encoding aluminum-activated malate transporter 10-like, with the protein MEMAAATRDGKNGGVPEWRVTVPEGASVTVEHEACRAARAWAWVVSCVVVLGEKVSGFAKRIWKIGADDPRRAVHGLKVGLALALVSVFYYTRPLYDGVGGAAMWAIMTVVVIFEYTVGGCVYKGFNRVAATVSAGAIALGVHWIAANAGHELEPFIRSGSVFLLASMATFSRFIPTVKARFDYGVTIFILTYSLVAVSGYRVEALLAMAQQRVCTIGIGVFMCLSVCVLICPVWAGQELHRLTVRNMDKLAGAVEACVGDYFVEQADGKQQPPSAGADGYKCVLNSKASEDAQANLARWEPAHGRFGFRHPYEQYKNVGAAMRHCAYCVEALSGCVRSEIQAPEHVKRHLADGCTTVAARCARVLGEAASSVGAMTTSWSLEFAVADMNTAVQELQSDLRELPSKLAEESPATVIDAVQLFTVTSLLIEVSTRVEGVVDAVDTLASLAGFRSADAKPEASETETKVINPDSDEEAH; encoded by the exons ATGGAGATGGCCGCGGCGACGAGGGATGGAAAGAATGGCGGCGTCCCGGAATGGCGGGTGACGGTGCCGGAGGGCGCGTCGGTGACGGTGGAGCACGAGGCCTGCCGGGCCGCGCGGGCGTGGGCGTGGGTGGTTTCCTGCGTGGTCGTGCTCGGGGAGAAGGTGTCCGGCTTCGCCAAGCGGATATGGAAGATCGGCGCCGACGATCCCCGGCGGGCGGTGCACGGCCTCAAGGTGGGTCTCGCGCTCGCGCTGGTCTCGGTGTTCTACTACACCAGGCCCCTGTACGACGGCGTTGGCGGCGCCGCCATGTGGGCCATCATGACGGTCGTCGTGATCTTCGagtacaccgttg GTGGCTGTGTGTATAAGGGGTTCAACCGAGTCGCCGCGACGGTCAGCGCCGGCGCGATCGCGCTCGGCGTCCACTGGATCGCGGCCAACGCCGGCCACGAGCTCGAGCCGTTCATCCGCAGTGGATCGGTTTTCCTGCTCG CTTCCATGGCGACGTTCTCGCGGTTCATACCCACGGTGAAGGCGCGATTCGACTACGGCGTGACCATCTTCATCCTGACGTACAGCCTGGTGGCCGTGTCGGGGTACCGCGTGGAGGCGCTCCTGGCGATGGCGCAGCAGCGGGTGTGCACCATCGGCATCGGCGTCTTCATGTGCCTCTCCGTCTGCGTGCTCATCTGCCCCGTGTGGGCGGGGCAGGAGCTGCACCGCCTCACCGTGCGCAACATGGATAAGCTCGCCGGCGCCGTGGAGGCCTGCGTGGGGGACTACTTCGTGGAGCAGGCGGACGGCAAGCAGCAGCCGCCGTCCGCCGGGGCGGACGGGTACAAGTGCGTGCTCAACTCCAAGGCGTCCGAGGACGCGCAGGCCAACCTGGCGCGGTGGGAGCCCGCGCACGGCAGGTTCGGCTTCCGCCACCCGTACGAGCAGTACAAGAACGTCGGCGCCGCCATGCGGCACTGCGCCTACTGCGTGGAGGCCCTGAGCGGGTGCGTCCGCTCAGAGATCCAGGCGCCCGAGCACGTCAAGCGGCACCTCGCCGACGGTTGCACGACGGTGGCGGCGCGGTGCGCGCGGGTGCTCGGGGAGGCCGCGAGCTCCGTCGGCGCAATGACTACGTCGTGGAGCCTGGAGTTCGCCGTGGCCGACATGAACACCGCCGTGCAGGAGCTCCAGAGCGACCTGAGGGAGCTCCCGTCCAAGCTGGCGGAGGAGTCGCCTGCGACGGTGATCGACGCCGTGCAGCTCTTCACGGTCACTTCGCTGCTGATagaggtgtccacgagggtggagggcgtcgtGGACGCGGTCGACACGCTCGCCAGCCTTGCCGGCTTCAGATCAGCGGACGCGAAACCTGAAGCTTCAGAAACCGAAACCAAAGTGATCAATCCAGACTCGGACGAGGAAGCACATTGA